A section of the Labrus mixtus chromosome 15, fLabMix1.1, whole genome shotgun sequence genome encodes:
- the samd10a gene encoding sterile alpha motif domain-containing protein 10a isoform X1 → MAVDAASSFSFCRPAVEYRALPEDFKHQLSRRTGGNLTWHDGRGQKTAGGRRVKLLQQPGTEALQYRSRDNYGIYHTSPTQPSLIRPVVLWSQQDVCKWLKKHCPHNYLTYVEAFSHHAITGRALLRLNGEKLERMGLVQETLRQELLQQVLQLQVQEEGRNLQLLSRGEGLCARPVSAGCLATAQQLSNT, encoded by the exons ATGGCTGTGGACG CGGCATCCAGTTTCAGTTTCTGCCGACCGGCCGTGGAGTATAGAGCGCTGCCTGAGGACTTCAAGCACCAGCTGAGTCGACGGACGGGTGGGAATCTAACCTGGCATGACGGGCGTGGGCAGAAAACAGCAGGAGGCAGGAGAGTGAAGTTGCTGCAGCAGCCTGGGACAGAAGCCCTGCAG TACCGTTCCAGGGACAACTATGGGATATATCACACAAGCCCGACACAGCCCAGCCTGATACGCCCCGTCGTGCTCTGGTCGCAACAAGATGTTTGTAAATGGCTGAAGAAACATTGTCCACACAACTACCTTACCTACGTGGAGGCGTTCTCGCACCACGCAATCACAG GCCGTGCGTTGTTGCGTCTGAACGGAGAGAAGCTGGAGAGGATGGGACTTGTGCAAGAAACACTTAGGCAAGAGTTGCTCCAACAGGTGCTACAGCTTCAGGTGCAGGAGGAGGGACGCAACCTGCAGCTGCTCAGCAGAGGGGAGG GGTTGTGTGCTCGACCAGTCTCAGCTGGTTGCCTGGCAACTGCTCAACAATTATCCAACACATAA
- the samd10a gene encoding sterile alpha motif domain-containing protein 10a isoform X2: protein MAVDAASSFSFCRPAVEYRALPEDFKHQLSRRTGGNLTWHDGRGQKTAGGRRVKLLQQPGTEALQYRSRDNYGIYHTSPTQPSLIRPVVLWSQQDVCKWLKKHCPHNYLTYVEAFSHHAITGRALLRLNGEKLERMGLVQETLRQELLQQVLQLQVQEEGRNLQLLSRGEGSFGKIS, encoded by the exons ATGGCTGTGGACG CGGCATCCAGTTTCAGTTTCTGCCGACCGGCCGTGGAGTATAGAGCGCTGCCTGAGGACTTCAAGCACCAGCTGAGTCGACGGACGGGTGGGAATCTAACCTGGCATGACGGGCGTGGGCAGAAAACAGCAGGAGGCAGGAGAGTGAAGTTGCTGCAGCAGCCTGGGACAGAAGCCCTGCAG TACCGTTCCAGGGACAACTATGGGATATATCACACAAGCCCGACACAGCCCAGCCTGATACGCCCCGTCGTGCTCTGGTCGCAACAAGATGTTTGTAAATGGCTGAAGAAACATTGTCCACACAACTACCTTACCTACGTGGAGGCGTTCTCGCACCACGCAATCACAG GCCGTGCGTTGTTGCGTCTGAACGGAGAGAAGCTGGAGAGGATGGGACTTGTGCAAGAAACACTTAGGCAAGAGTTGCTCCAACAGGTGCTACAGCTTCAGGTGCAGGAGGAGGGACGCAACCTGCAGCTGCTCAGCAGAGGGGAGG GTTCCTTTGGTAAAATATCATAG